The Lysinibacillus pakistanensis genome includes a window with the following:
- a CDS encoding LCP family protein, which yields MRRSKKRRKWPRNLFLAFTLVIAAGIVYWVYQYNSGLAMADNGPYKYDGKTFDPFEGADVQVGQINVLLIGSDARDEDGRSDTLMIAHYDQTTNNVKLISIMRDTYVEIPDYGMNKINAAFAFGGPELVRKTIKQNFDLDVNYYAVVDFKGFPKIIDLLAPDGIEVDIPYEMSHGIGMTLKPGEQILHGNELLGYVRFRHDRLSDFGRVERQQEVLTKVKEQIGVSSLMNLPKILGVVDSYIDTNVDNKTILTIGKGIVNGESKGLDTLRIPIAGSFEDKRVNVGEVLDIDVDKNKGALKEFLSSADNDTTYVVSS from the coding sequence ATGAGAAGAAGTAAAAAGAGACGTAAATGGCCAAGAAATTTATTCTTAGCATTCACATTAGTAATCGCAGCAGGGATTGTATATTGGGTTTACCAATACAATAGTGGATTAGCAATGGCAGACAATGGTCCTTATAAATATGACGGAAAGACATTTGACCCATTCGAAGGTGCAGATGTGCAAGTTGGTCAGATAAATGTGCTACTAATTGGAAGCGATGCAAGAGATGAGGATGGTAGATCGGATACATTAATGATTGCACACTATGATCAAACAACCAATAATGTTAAGCTTATTTCTATTATGCGGGATACGTATGTCGAAATTCCAGATTACGGAATGAATAAAATAAATGCTGCCTTTGCTTTTGGAGGTCCTGAACTTGTAAGAAAAACAATTAAGCAAAATTTTGATCTTGATGTTAATTACTACGCTGTAGTGGATTTTAAGGGGTTCCCTAAGATTATTGATCTTTTAGCACCTGATGGGATTGAGGTTGATATTCCCTATGAAATGTCTCATGGAATTGGCATGACATTAAAGCCTGGAGAACAAATTTTACATGGTAATGAGCTTTTAGGCTATGTACGATTCCGCCACGATCGTCTAAGTGATTTTGGACGGGTGGAACGTCAGCAAGAAGTCTTGACTAAGGTAAAAGAACAAATCGGTGTTTCAAGCTTAATGAATTTACCAAAAATACTTGGCGTTGTAGATTCCTACATCGATACAAATGTTGATAATAAAACAATTCTTACAATTGGAAAAGGGATCGTAAATGGAGAATCTAAAGGTTTGGACACTTTACGCATTCCTATTGCAGGCTCTTTTGAAGATAAGCGTGTAAATGTAGGTGAAGTTTTAGATATTGATGTAGATAAAAACAAAGGTGCATTAAAAGAATTTTTATCATCAGCGGACAATGATACGACTTATGTGGTTTCATCTTAA
- a CDS encoding helix-turn-helix domain-containing protein — translation MTEKRNNNNLGLLLKEFLKERSLSMRKFSELTGIDTATISRIINNKRNATPQHLEKFADCLGVPLINLFEAAGYPIEQRQEKSESDIHTSVDAIQALLKSSNVYDDEFSVAQVEQKLESYGLFAQTEEGKNTIVKDFDEKIKNVGSVGPFISKLKELYERFLSGKGTLFELTIIGSTLLYFIIPVDVLPDYLFPIGYLDDAIAVQLTTKTLLKNN, via the coding sequence ATGACTGAGAAGAGAAACAATAATAATCTTGGCTTATTGCTTAAAGAATTCTTGAAAGAACGTTCATTATCTATGCGAAAGTTTAGTGAGCTCACTGGAATCGATACTGCTACAATTTCACGGATAATAAATAATAAGAGAAACGCAACCCCACAGCATTTAGAAAAATTTGCTGACTGCCTTGGAGTTCCTTTAATTAATCTTTTTGAAGCTGCTGGATACCCCATTGAACAAAGACAGGAGAAATCTGAATCGGATATTCATACATCTGTTGACGCAATACAGGCTCTTCTTAAGTCTTCTAATGTTTATGATGATGAATTTTCGGTGGCACAGGTTGAACAGAAACTAGAGAGCTATGGACTTTTTGCGCAAACAGAGGAAGGGAAAAATACGATTGTTAAAGATTTTGATGAGAAAATTAAGAATGTTGGAAGCGTAGGTCCTTTTATAAGCAAATTAAAAGAATTATATGAAAGGTTCTTATCAGGGAAAGGTACACTTTTTGAACTTACCATAATTGGAAGTACATTATTATATTTTATTATTCCTGTAGATGTTTTACCAGATTATCTATTTCCTATTGGTTATTTAGATGATGCAATAGCTGTTCAACTAACTACAAAGACATTACTAAAAAATAATTAG